A single region of the Saprospiraceae bacterium genome encodes:
- a CDS encoding LytTR family transcriptional regulator DNA-binding domain-containing protein produces the protein MKTPVAIVENRKKIKDYLTNVIVKYCPYMEINWYYNSIKDFFNTSLGILPEIIFIDPEGISLEDLEIIKQKKLNAEFILILERDKPRSIPLNFFNPSGYLFYPLVEELVILTAECARRISELRKTQIINKPSLIQVGIPSSDGLDFVPINEIIRCESLTNCTRVITISSHRSIISSYNIGEFKKLLEGSGFYCPHKSHLINLLHIYKYKREGIILMKGDEKAVIPVSRNKRSEFMNLITRL, from the coding sequence CCAGTTGCTATTGTTGAAAACAGAAAAAAAATAAAAGACTATTTGACTAATGTAATAGTAAAGTATTGTCCCTATATGGAAATCAATTGGTATTATAACTCTATTAAGGATTTTTTTAATACCAGCCTGGGTATTTTACCGGAAATTATATTTATTGATCCGGAAGGGATTTCACTGGAAGATTTGGAAATCATTAAACAAAAAAAACTGAATGCTGAATTTATTTTGATTCTTGAAAGAGACAAGCCGAGGTCTATCCCTTTAAATTTTTTTAATCCATCAGGCTATTTATTCTATCCTTTAGTGGAAGAATTGGTAATACTTACTGCTGAATGTGCTAGAAGAATTTCAGAATTAAGGAAAACACAAATAATTAACAAGCCTTCCCTTATCCAGGTCGGTATTCCTTCTTCTGATGGTCTAGATTTTGTTCCTATAAATGAAATCATCCGGTGTGAAAGTTTGACTAACTGCACAAGGGTCATTACTATTTCTTCCCACAGAAGTATTATTAGCTCCTATAATATTGGTGAATTCAAAAAGTTATTGGAAGGTTCAGGTTTTTATTGCCCACACAAAAGCCACTTGATTAATTTATTACATATTTATAAATACAAGAGAGAGGGGATTATATTAATGAAAGGTGATGAAAAAGCAGTTATCCCTGTTTCGAGAAATAAGCGGTCTGAGTTTATGAATTTAATAACTCGTCTTTAA
- a CDS encoding methyltransferase — protein MKLRKTALYTALLLMVLFSACKNEDRPSDFPPTLSTDPNDKQPAPSNDNDENAVVVTEGLTKDYLNTNRGIWQKPELILQLLGNLEDKVVADIGAGTGFFAFRLAPKAKKVIAVDINPVYTKALDSLKVFRLADDIQDRLVTRLGKENDPNLAEGEVDIAIIVNTFVYIRDKVGYLRTLKKGIAKGGKLLLIEFKKKRLPDFVEPEQKYRLPLHEAEEMLYNAGYKNIVANDTALDYQYILIAEN, from the coding sequence ATGAAGCTTAGAAAGACAGCTCTTTATACCGCGCTACTGCTGATGGTGCTCTTTTCCGCTTGTAAAAACGAAGATAGACCTTCCGATTTTCCACCGACCCTTAGTACAGATCCTAATGATAAGCAACCTGCCCCGAGTAATGATAATGATGAAAACGCTGTTGTTGTAACCGAAGGTCTTACCAAGGATTACCTAAACACCAATAGAGGGATTTGGCAGAAGCCAGAATTAATCTTGCAATTATTGGGCAATCTTGAAGACAAAGTAGTGGCCGATATTGGCGCAGGTACTGGCTTTTTTGCCTTTAGGCTAGCACCAAAAGCCAAAAAGGTGATTGCTGTCGATATCAATCCGGTATATACCAAGGCCCTCGACAGCCTTAAAGTCTTTCGCCTGGCTGACGACATTCAAGATCGCCTGGTCACTCGTCTGGGTAAAGAAAATGATCCTAATTTAGCAGAGGGTGAAGTAGATATTGCCATTATTGTAAATACCTTTGTTTACATTCGCGACAAGGTAGGCTATCTCAGAACCCTCAAAAAAGGCATCGCCAAGGGCGGCAAATTACTCCTCATCGAATTCAAGAAAAAACGCCTCCCCGACTTTGTAGAACCTGAGCAAAAGTATCGGCTCCCGCTTCATGAGGCAGAGGAAATGCTCTATAATGCCGGATATAAAAATATTGTAGCCAATGATACGGCGCTGGATTATCAGTATATTTTGATCGCGGAGAATTAG
- a CDS encoding S8 family serine peptidase has protein sequence MTTKIVREPKKIRLPVQLKASQMDPALQEQLLPNLDPNEEIAALIRLKDPAVIPAKLRLVTQFGEIITCRIKRKDVLEIYYGQQIVSFKASRFLTGDVVETEEIEEEELQIEEDWRLKSQVDATGKGVVIGIIDYGADFAHVDFIDKDGSTRLIAIWDQTDETDINTPKPFNYGRVYHRDEINSALASDRPYHTLGYHPGKSAAKGGSHGTHVMGIAAGNGRSGAKGIAPEAEIIFVHLSSRDVTPTMNLGDSVSVLEAIHFIQKTAGDQPLVINLSFGRHGGSHEGLSLIEMGMDNFLANRMNTAICQSTGNYFESKTHTSGIVPPGRKETFKMQIDKADITPNELEIWYSGKDIFDIILKQESSDATFSCPLGGKKDILWNNSIIGRIYHRANEPNNQKNHINIFLYTHAPKGKWTVELMGVKVVDGRYHAWIERDSGCKTCQSKFEDQYADPLTTTGTICNGFNTIVVGAINTKTMQLAPFSSSGPTVDGRQKPNVLAPGVGVVAARSSALDEVKGGRRRIKMSGTSMATPHVTGAVALILETTPLPLSSFDIRTLLLKNADPSFSENNHHRIGNGVLDISQTLTNISQKHLKNSDMSIETEKSLTEQYEETISHDEGNETFSERVFQSQTPHYYTPASTISFNCHPPKPYVNTVSQFPNIVANPETIIEQAFSNRGIAADDIARFRNNGGFAPLLPIAQYFGDTFAALLAQLRYPNNWIMNPRVTYHNRDTPQNNKAPYLAPRLLLAIPGFFRELARNTTNSFEAYSLENLGWLLMYRLRDLIQQNTNNNWWLPPRPVFIQEFPPLSLTYVSTDITDYVYFLNLYSDRITQQAFRDNANAWRNALAGQHWLAETGQIPGLTAGLLFYPNLVTIPAAVNTQTQRQQIDSAWQARLAQVDQAFPISPGATPQEILMIQQQRMQSLTAKNQPNPSAIAPLFSAASFGNVKLAYEYPQLVNTANPVGIRRQVNVLKVLVPVVEAVFRTVEELGWNDLLFHTMGGQLFRGIGTTQNNRESVDAFIQRAYPRARGISNHAYGLALDLNFVENPQETGAHAAMAPRLVALFEAFGFRWGYCFNHTDGHHFEYAGNPIVVPAFTTGPQPAPFTDSYYPSEYLENGYDKAIDGHTPGYCDNRHKHPQFENQEYHSCKCSQEEAKDYVDVLSSNPQGELTTIESGGGTGKKLTKEAVQYLSFEGGGGKGLIYVGAIKALENLGILRFQNDKLDPLGQIKGVAGASAGAITATLLSIGYNSTQIQDALSRTNLNRLFDLPVLPSQLPKLETGCAQRNDIPVVFIDFLNGLLKKIFEKLIDKVKGNVPIVLKPVFNPMMEMLKEVMATIRKENKDITVAFMKKLLTSSVAWENVDMFSKLKSPLMPIYINNFVNDLGLFSGCNARAFFAELIRKKTGKANLTFEEHYDRYGIKLRIVGFNVEKSKVEYFSKETTPNMSLVDAIRISMSLPYIYKPIRITKEESLRITKGGIKGSHSELAGLWLDGGTRNNSPIRVFENEPGANPKTLGIRLGYDQDEVKSVDSIFDLILRYTLIPGVMGTGETGISSTSGFQEQTIELNAGNMEMWDFKPDPKLLKSLVSQAEKDVCKYFDHDCENTTQTKPTRSANRHEIMR, from the coding sequence TTGACCACAAAAATTGTCAGAGAACCTAAAAAAATACGCTTACCTGTTCAACTAAAAGCTAGCCAGATGGATCCCGCATTACAAGAACAACTGCTTCCCAACCTCGATCCGAATGAAGAAATCGCCGCGCTGATCCGATTGAAAGACCCCGCTGTGATTCCGGCGAAGCTGCGTCTCGTTACTCAATTTGGAGAAATTATTACTTGCCGAATAAAGCGAAAAGATGTACTTGAAATATATTATGGTCAACAGATCGTCAGTTTCAAGGCCAGTCGCTTTCTGACAGGTGATGTAGTGGAAACAGAGGAAATAGAGGAAGAAGAACTACAAATAGAAGAAGACTGGCGCCTGAAATCACAGGTTGATGCAACAGGAAAAGGAGTGGTGATTGGAATTATTGATTACGGTGCTGATTTCGCCCATGTTGACTTTATCGACAAAGACGGTAGCACACGTTTAATCGCTATTTGGGATCAAACAGATGAAACCGACATCAATACTCCCAAGCCTTTTAACTATGGCAGAGTCTATCACCGCGATGAGATAAACAGCGCGCTTGCAAGTGACAGGCCCTATCATACCCTAGGGTATCATCCCGGAAAATCTGCCGCGAAAGGGGGATCACATGGCACTCACGTGATGGGCATCGCCGCTGGCAACGGTCGTTCGGGAGCGAAGGGCATTGCACCAGAAGCCGAAATCATTTTTGTTCATCTTTCTTCAAGGGATGTCACGCCAACCATGAACCTGGGTGATTCTGTTAGCGTGTTGGAAGCTATTCATTTTATTCAAAAGACAGCAGGAGATCAACCTTTGGTTATCAACCTTAGTTTTGGGCGGCATGGCGGTTCTCATGAAGGGCTATCCCTGATCGAAATGGGTATGGACAATTTTTTAGCCAATCGGATGAATACTGCCATTTGCCAAAGTACAGGAAATTATTTTGAATCTAAAACCCATACTTCAGGTATAGTGCCTCCCGGCAGGAAAGAGACATTTAAAATGCAAATTGATAAAGCAGATATTACGCCAAATGAATTGGAAATCTGGTATTCAGGCAAGGATATATTTGATATTATTTTAAAACAGGAATCCTCAGATGCCACATTTTCCTGTCCATTAGGAGGAAAAAAAGATATTTTATGGAATAATAGCATCATTGGCAGAATCTACCATCGCGCAAATGAGCCTAACAATCAAAAAAATCACATTAACATTTTTCTATACACCCATGCACCGAAAGGGAAATGGACAGTGGAACTTATGGGTGTAAAAGTAGTGGATGGTAGATACCATGCCTGGATTGAAAGAGATTCGGGATGTAAAACCTGTCAATCAAAATTCGAAGATCAATATGCTGATCCGCTTACAACTACCGGCACTATTTGCAATGGATTCAACACCATCGTAGTAGGTGCTATTAATACAAAAACGATGCAGCTGGCTCCGTTCAGTAGTAGTGGTCCCACGGTAGACGGCAGACAAAAGCCCAATGTCCTGGCACCAGGAGTGGGTGTAGTGGCCGCCAGGTCGAGTGCCCTTGATGAGGTGAAAGGAGGAAGAAGAAGAATTAAAATGTCGGGCACCAGTATGGCAACACCACATGTTACCGGAGCTGTAGCCCTAATCCTTGAAACCACTCCACTTCCACTAAGTAGTTTTGATATTAGAACGCTATTACTCAAAAATGCCGATCCATCCTTTAGTGAAAACAACCATCACAGAATTGGCAACGGTGTATTGGATATCTCTCAAACATTAACGAATATTTCTCAAAAACACCTTAAAAATTCAGATATGAGCATCGAGACGGAAAAAAGCCTAACAGAACAATATGAAGAAACAATTTCCCATGATGAAGGGAACGAGACTTTTAGTGAAAGAGTTTTCCAATCTCAAACCCCTCATTACTATACGCCAGCCTCGACCATATCATTTAATTGTCATCCGCCCAAACCTTATGTGAATACCGTTTCTCAGTTTCCCAATATTGTCGCCAACCCAGAAACCATCATTGAACAGGCATTTTCCAACCGAGGAATTGCAGCAGATGATATCGCAAGGTTTCGTAATAATGGAGGATTTGCGCCTCTTTTGCCAATTGCCCAATACTTTGGCGACACTTTTGCAGCTTTACTTGCGCAGTTGAGATATCCCAATAATTGGATAATGAATCCCAGAGTTACCTATCATAATCGGGATACCCCTCAAAATAATAAAGCGCCCTATTTAGCGCCAAGGTTGTTGCTTGCCATACCAGGCTTCTTTAGAGAATTAGCACGGAATACCACTAATAGTTTTGAAGCGTATAGCCTGGAAAACCTGGGTTGGTTGCTTATGTACAGACTTCGGGATCTAATCCAGCAAAACACGAATAATAATTGGTGGCTACCCCCTCGCCCTGTATTTATCCAGGAATTTCCACCACTCTCTTTAACTTATGTGAGTACGGACATCACTGATTATGTTTATTTTTTAAATCTTTATAGTGACAGGATAACCCAACAAGCATTTCGTGATAATGCCAATGCTTGGCGAAATGCTTTAGCCGGGCAGCATTGGTTGGCAGAAACCGGACAAATTCCAGGATTAACGGCAGGACTTTTATTTTATCCCAATCTGGTTACTATTCCAGCTGCCGTAAATACGCAAACTCAAAGACAACAAATAGATAGCGCCTGGCAAGCCCGTTTGGCACAGGTGGATCAGGCTTTTCCTATTTCGCCAGGGGCTACGCCTCAGGAAATATTGATGATTCAGCAACAACGAATGCAAAGCCTTACGGCTAAGAATCAGCCTAACCCTTCAGCTATCGCTCCGCTATTCAGCGCTGCTTCATTTGGCAATGTTAAACTGGCATATGAGTATCCCCAACTGGTAAATACAGCTAATCCCGTAGGAATTAGGCGGCAGGTAAATGTGTTAAAGGTCCTCGTCCCTGTGGTTGAAGCTGTATTTCGAACGGTTGAAGAACTGGGATGGAACGATTTATTATTCCATACGATGGGTGGCCAGCTGTTTAGAGGGATAGGAACGACGCAAAATAACAGAGAAAGTGTCGATGCATTCATCCAAAGAGCCTATCCAAGGGCCAGAGGAATTTCCAATCATGCCTATGGGTTGGCGCTTGACTTAAATTTCGTAGAAAATCCTCAGGAAACCGGCGCTCATGCGGCTATGGCGCCAAGATTAGTTGCACTCTTCGAAGCCTTTGGGTTTAGATGGGGGTATTGTTTTAACCATACCGATGGACATCATTTTGAGTATGCAGGTAATCCTATAGTCGTTCCCGCTTTTACCACAGGGCCTCAACCTGCACCGTTTACAGATTCCTATTACCCTTCTGAATACCTTGAAAATGGTTATGACAAAGCAATAGATGGCCATACCCCTGGCTACTGTGATAACAGACATAAGCACCCACAATTTGAAAATCAGGAATACCATAGCTGCAAGTGTAGCCAGGAAGAGGCCAAAGATTATGTAGACGTTTTATCCTCAAATCCACAGGGAGAATTAACAACTATAGAAAGCGGCGGTGGGACCGGAAAGAAGTTAACAAAGGAAGCAGTTCAATACCTTTCATTTGAAGGTGGCGGCGGAAAAGGATTAATCTATGTAGGCGCAATTAAAGCGTTAGAAAATTTAGGAATATTGCGGTTTCAAAATGACAAATTAGATCCTTTAGGGCAAATAAAGGGAGTGGCTGGTGCTTCGGCAGGTGCAATTACCGCTACTTTGCTGTCTATAGGGTATAATTCTACTCAAATTCAAGATGCCTTAAGCAGGACTAATTTGAATAGATTATTTGATTTGCCTGTCCTACCCAGTCAATTGCCTAAATTGGAAACTGGCTGCGCTCAAAGAAATGACATTCCTGTTGTTTTTATTGATTTTTTAAATGGCTTATTGAAAAAAATATTTGAAAAGCTTATTGACAAGGTAAAAGGAAATGTTCCAATTGTTTTGAAACCTGTTTTTAACCCGATGATGGAAATGTTAAAAGAGGTAATGGCTACCATCCGGAAAGAAAACAAGGATATTACGGTTGCATTTATGAAGAAGTTATTGACAAGTTCAGTAGCATGGGAAAATGTAGATATGTTTAGTAAGTTGAAATCTCCTTTAATGCCAATTTATATTAATAATTTTGTAAATGATCTTGGATTGTTTTCTGGATGTAATGCTCGCGCCTTTTTTGCAGAATTAATCAGAAAGAAAACAGGAAAGGCAAACTTAACTTTTGAGGAGCATTATGATCGATATGGCATTAAGCTTAGAATTGTTGGATTTAATGTAGAAAAAAGTAAGGTTGAATATTTTTCAAAGGAAACGACTCCAAATATGTCCCTTGTTGATGCTATCCGGATTTCCATGAGCCTTCCTTATATATATAAACCGATAAGGATAACCAAGGAAGAGTCACTTCGAATAACTAAAGGAGGCATCAAAGGCAGCCATTCAGAACTCGCTGGCCTTTGGCTAGACGGCGGGACAAGAAACAACTCGCCTATCAGGGTCTTTGAAAATGAACCGGGAGCCAATCCCAAAACACTTGGTATTAGACTAGGATACGATCAAGATGAAGTTAAAAGCGTAGATAGCATATTTGATCTTATTCTTAGATATACCCTTATACCGGGTGTAATGGGCACAGGAGAAACAGGTATTTCTTCAACTTCCGGTTTTCAGGAACAAACCATTGAGCTAAATGCAGGGAACATGGAAATGTGGGACTTCAAGCCCGATCCAAAATTATTAAAATCATTAGTTTCACAGGCAGAGAAAGATGTCTGCAAATATTTTGATCATGACTGCGAAAATACAACTCAGACCAAACCTACGAGGTCGGCGAACAGACATGAAATAATGCGATGA